The nucleotide window ACGTACTTTGAACTCACTGCCGGTAGCCGGGTTGGGATACACATTCAGCGTGAAGCCGTTGAGCTGCTCCCGGGTTGGGGTGCCCAGGCTTACGGTAAAGGCACGGCTGGCCACGTTGTTCTGCTCGTTCGACTCAGTCACGACGCCAGTGGCATCGGCTACGTACAGCACGTAGTAGTTGCCGGGAGCCGTGCCCAGCGGCACGATGAAGGAACCCGAGCGGGTATTGCTGGCACTGGCGGGCAGCGCTGCTGCGGTTATGCTTCCCAGCAGCACGTCGTTGCTGCTCAGCGAGGCATCGGCCGAGAGGTATAAGGACATTGTGTTCTGAGCGGCCGTGGCCGTGCCCGAGTTGGTAAGCAGGCAGGTAGCCGACACGGTATTGCCCGCTGGCGCCGCGGCTGGGCTCAGCGTAGTCTGGGACACAGTCAGGTCGGGCAGGGCCGCCACCACGGTCAGCGTCAGGGAAGTAGTGTTGTTGGTTTCGTTGCTTTCCGTCACGGTTCCGGCTGGGTCGGCAGCATATACCACATAGTATGTGCCGGGGCTAACGCCGGCAGGAATGCTGAAAACGCCATTTCTGGTGGCCGTCTGACCAGCGGCCAGGGCTGCACCGCTGCTCGTGCCCAGCAGCAGGTCGCTGCTGCTTAGCGTATTGTCGACCGAGAGGTAGTAGCCCAGTGAGCTGCTGCTGGCGTCGCCGCCACCCTGGTTGCGGACAGTACCGCCCAGGCCAATGGTGTTACCCGCAGCCACGGAAGCAGCCGATACGGAGGGCGACTGCACAATCAGGTCGGGCAGGACGGAAGTAGAGGTAACGCACGAGACGGTGGCCTCAAAGCCAGAGCCTACGTAGCTACCGTCGCTGGTAAAGAGCAGCGTGAGCGAACCAGCCGTGTTTTGGGCCGTGATGGTCCCGGGGTTAGTCGAGTACGTGCCAATCAGCGGGGAGTTAGTGGTAGGACCATCGTAGATATAGAGCCGGTCGCAGCAGGTTTCCACTGCGAAAGACGAGAAGCTGAGGCGCACCTTGCTGCCCGACGTGCCGGGGTTAATCGTGAGTGAGCCGTAGGAGTTGTCCACGTAATCGTTGTTGCCGCCATTGTCGGCCACCGTCGTGCTGCAGGTAGTGATGGTGTTTGAGCCGCTAACTGGCACAACTACCCCGGAAAACGCCGCCGTTACGCGCAAGGCCACCCCTGCCACGTTGTTGTTCTCGTTGACTTCGCTAACAGTATTCTGATGGTCAGCCACAAACAGAACGTAGTAGTTGCCCGCTACCGTGGTTGCCGGAATAGCCAGAGTGGGGTACATGGTGGAATAACCACCTGCTGCCAGTGCCGCACTATTCGTGGAGCTTAGGAGCACATCATTCGTGCTCAGTGTGGCATCCGTCGAGAGGTAGTAGCCCACGCTGGTAGCGGGGGAGTTCGTCGTGCCCTGGTTTACCAGGTAATAGCTGGCGCTGAAACTGCCACCAGCCGCGGCTGAGCTTGTGTTCAAGGATGGCGACTGAATGATAAGGTCTACAACAGGCGCGACAATCGTCAGGACAGCCGAAGCTACGTTGTTGTTCTCGTTGGTTTCCGTCACCGTATTCTGGTGGTCGGCCACAAACAGCACATAGTAAGAGCCCGGCGTGGTAGCCGTGGGAATAGTTAGGGAAGGATACAGCGTGTTGTAGCCGCCTGCGTACAGCGTGCCGCTGGTGTTGGTCCCGATCAGCACGTCATTCGTGCTCAGCGTGGCATCCGTCGAGAGGTAGTAGCCTACGTTAGAGCTAGAAGTTGCCGTAGTGCCCTGGTTGATGATATAATGGCTACCGCTGATAGTACCACCGGCTGCCGAGGAAGATGAGTTCAGGTAAGCCTGCTGAATAACCAGGTCGATGCCGGGGCAACTACCGTCAGGGCAGCCGAAGCCACGTTGTTGTTCTCATTGGTTTCCGTTACCGTATTCAGATAGTCGGCCACAAACAGCACGTAGTAGTTGCCGGCTGTAGTACCCGTAGGAATGGTCAGGGAAGGGTAGCGGGTGGAATAGTTGCCCGCAGCCAGCGTACCGCCCGTCGAGGACGTCAGCAGCACGTCGTTCGAAGAGAACGTAGCGTCGGTCGACAGGTAGTAGCCCACGTTGCTCGAAGCCGCGGCGGTATTGCCCTGGTTGTAGACGTAGTGGCTGGCGCTGATGGTAGTGCCGCCGGTGGTAGTGGTCGAGTTCAAATACGCCTGCTGAATAACCAAGTCAATGCTAGGCGCTACGACCGTAATGGCCTGGCTACGCACGTTGTTAGTTTCGTTCGACTCCGTTACCTGATTCTGGTAATCGGCCGCAAATAGGACGTAATAAGCGCCCGGCGTGGTACCGGTGGGAATGGTGAAGGTAGTGCTGGGGTAGTTGCTCAGACCGGGGACAGGGCACCGCCGGTGCTGCTGGTCAGCAGCACGTCGTTCGAGGAGAACGAAGCGTCGGTCGACAGATAGTACCCCAGGTTGCTGGAAGGCGACGTAGTATTTCCCTGGTTATACACCGTAGCTCCGGCACTGATAGTAGTACCCGCCGACATGGTATAAGTGCTCAAGTTGGCCTGCGACACAATCAGGTCGATGCTGGGAGCAGCTACCGTCAGGGTTACGGCCGCTACGTTGTTGGTTTCGTTGCTTTCAGTTACCAGGCCCTGGTAGTCGGCCGCAAACAGGACGTAGTACGTGCCTGGTGCGAGTCCCGGCGGCACGTTTGTGGTTGCACTGCGGTAGTTAGCGTAGTTCGGAGTCAGCGTACCGCCGTAGGTGGAGCTCAGCAGCTGGTCGTTGGCGTCCAGCGTCGTATTAGCCGACAGGTAGTAGCCTACACTGCTGTACGTAGCCGTGGCGTTGCCCTGGTTGGTAATAGTGCAGGACATGTTTATTACGTTGCCGGGCGCCGTGCTGGTGGGGCTCACGCCGGCTTGCTGAATAATTAGGTCCACGGAGGGCGGCACCACGTTCAGGTACACGCTCGATACGTTGTTGGTTTCGTTGCTCTCATTAACGGCGTTCTGGTAGTCGGCTACGAAGAGCACGTAATAGGCACCGGCCGTGGTGTTGGCGGGTAGCTGCACATAGCTGGTACGGCTGCCGTAGCCACCCACGCTCAGACTGCCGCCCGTGGAATTGCCCAGGAGCACGTCGGCCGCATCCAGGCTGGCATCGGCCGAGAGGTAGTAGCCAATATTGCTGCTGGTGGCCGTCGTACCCGAGAGGTTGTAGATGGAGCTATACAAGGACAGCGTGTTGCCGGGCACCGCCGAAACCGGCGACACGGAAGCACCCTGAATAGCCAGGTCAGGCTGAGGCACGCTCGTAACACAGGAAATATCCGCGCTGAAGCCGCTGTAACCGGTGGCGTAGTAGTCGGTGGCAAAGCGTACCGTCAGCGCGCCGCTGCTGCTCGTGCCGTATACCGTGCCTGGGCTGTAGTAGTCGTAATAGGTACCAATTACGGGTGCCGAGGTTGAGGCCCCGTCATATACAGTCAGCCGGTCATAATACCCTACTGAGAAGGTATTGAACTGCAGCTTTACCTTACTGCCCGTCGTAGCCGGGGTAATCGTGACCGTGCCATCTGCGTTGGCGCTGTAGCTACCTCCGGCCCCACCGTTGTCGTAGAGCGTGCCGCTGCAGGTGGTCAGGGCTGTGGTGCCCGTCGTTGGCATGGTGTAGGTTTGGGCCGCAGCCCTACCAGTCCAGAGTACAAATAAGACCGCCAGCAGAGTAAGCCAAGCCGGTCGGGCTGTCCGGGAGCGGACAGGGTACGAGTAGTTTTTTGTCATACAACAGGTTTAGGAAATAGACTTAAAAAAAGCTTGCAGAAGAGACGCACAAGGTCCTTTCTGCCGATCGGAAGCAAGCAAAACTCAATTAAGGTACGAGGGTATAGGCCCTAGAATGCCAGGGCGCTAAACTACTCCTGTTCCTGAGGCACCAGGATAAAGACGTCTTCGCCGGGGCGCTTCATAATGTATTTTTCCCGGGCAAACTTCTCCAGGAGTTCAGGGCTGCTGAGCAATTCAGCCCGGTCTTTTTTCACTAGCTCAATGTTGTTGAGGTAATATTCCTTTTCCGCCTGCAGCTCCCGCCACTTGGCATACATATCATACTGCTTCACTAAATCGTTGGCATCGAAGACCAGCATCCACACCAGAAAGGCGGAGCCGGCCAGAAAGTAAAAGCTGCGCAAGAACCGCGGAACCCGCTGAAATACATGTAATAACTGCATAGCTCTCAAAGATAAAAGAAAGGGGCCGGTCTGCGTGCAGACCGGCCCCTTTAAATTTCACGTGTAGCCGTGGAATTGTCCAACAAGCACCGAGGAGCTTCCTTACGCTGTTGTCATTTGTCCGCCAGTTGTGCACCAACAAGTACCAGCGCTACTCAATTACCACCCGGCGCGTCAGATGCAAGCCCGCCGGCCCCAGCACGCGCAACGTGTAAATGCCGGCCGGTAAGCCCGAGGTGGCCAGGGACAAGGGCTGCCCGCTGAGCATTGCCGAATGGCTTGTTACCTGCCGGCCCAGAGCGTCGTAGAGCGTCATCTGGGCCGGCTGTGGCTGGCCACTGAAGAATATATTCACCCCTTGTCCGGCTGCTACAGGGTTGGGATACACTTCCAGAGCGGCCGTTGTGGGTGAGGTAGTAGCCGTGACCGTACCCGTCACCTGCAGCGGCAGGGCGCGGGAGTTGTTCTGCTCGTTGGTTTCGGCTATTACGTTGCGCGGGTCAATTACCAGCAGCAGGTAATACTTACCAGGAACCGTATTCAGCGGGATAAGCAGCTGCGGAGCCGAAAAGATAGTGCCCGTGGAACCGGTGGTGGCTCCAGCTAGGCTGCCCCCATTAAATTGACTTAGGAAGACGTCGGCCCCCGCTGTGAATACACTGTCGGTCGACAGGTAAAACCCGATTTCATACCCGCTCACCGATCCAGCTCCGCGGTTAAAGATAAACGAGAAAGCGCCGGTGTTGCCCCCGGGCGCCACGGAGCTGAAGGACAGGGATGGGCGCCACAGCTCCAGGTCAGGCAGCGGCACCGTGCCCTGCCCCACCGTTACCGGAAAGCTAACCACGTTGTTGGTTTCATCCTGCTCCTGCTCTGCATTCAGCGGGTCGGCCACCAGCACCAGGTAATAATTGCCGGTAGTAGTCAGGGGCGGAATGGTTGCCGAAATAGAGGTAGTCCCCTGCTGCCCGGCCATGAGCAGCGACTGGCAGCTGGCTCCCAGATAAGCATCATTAGCATCCCAGGTCGTATTGCTCGACAAGTAGTAGCCAATGCAGTTGAACTGGGCCCCGGCCCCAGGATTACCGTTCACCCGGATGGTTGCCGACATCGTGTAAGTTCCGCCCACCACTACGCTAGTGGGGAGAGAGTAAGGAGCTACCACCACCAGATCCGGACGGTTTTGCGCCTGCGCCCCAACTGGCAACCAAACCATCAGGACGCTACATAACAGCAGTATTAGTTTTTTCATGGGCAGTAGCATTAAGTAAGTACAAGTAAAAGCAAAGTATGAAGAGAAGTAAACCCTTTTAAAGCCGTAGCAAACAGCCCGCAGGCTGCCGGGCCCAAAGCAAAGGTAGTCAGGGCAGCCTTGCTTTTTTCTTTCTCACAGTGTAAGCTTTGGCGCCAAAAAAGCCCGCCTGAAATACATCAGGCGGGCTTATCGGTAGCCTCAGCAGTAGCTGAGCTTACATCTTACGGCCGGGGAAGTAGGCAATTTCGCCCAGCTCTTCCTCGATGCGCAGCAGTTGGTTGTACTTCGCCATCCGGTCGGAGCGCGAAGCCGAGCCAGTTTTAATCTGACCGGTGTTCAGGGCCACGGCCAGGTCGGCAATGGTGTTGTCCTCGGTTTCGCCCGAACGGTGGCTCATGATGCTCTTGTAGCCGTTGCGGCGGCCCAGGTTGATGGCATCGATGGTTTCGGTGAGCGTACCAATCTGGTTTACCTTGATGAGGATGGCGTTGGCAATCTGCTCATCAATGCCGCGCTGCAGGCGGGTTACGTTGGTTACAAACAGGTCGTCGCCCACCAGCTGAGTGGTGCTACCGATGCTGTTGGTGAGATTTTTCCAGCCGGTCCAGTCATCTTCGTCCATACCATCCTCGATGCTGATGATGGGGTACTTCTTGGTCCAGTCGGTCCAATACGCCACCATTTCATCGGAAGTCAGCTTGTCGCCGGTGCTCTTCTTGAAGTGGTAGTGCGTGCCGTCATAGAACTCGGAAGCTGCCGCGTCCATGGCAATCATCACGTCGTCGCCGGGCTTGTAGCCAGCCGCCTCAATAGCCTGCAGTACTACCTGGATAGCCTCTTCGTTCGACTTGATGTTGGGAGCAAAGCCGCCTTCGTCGCCTACGTTGGTGCTCAGGCCCTGCTTTTTCAACACGTTCTTGAGGTGGTGGAAAATCTCGGTACCCCAGCGAAGAGCCTCCGAGAAGGAAGGCGCGCCTACGGGCATAATCATGAACTCCTGGAAGTCGATGCTGTTGTCGGCGTGCGAACCGCCGTTCAGGATGTTCATCATCGGTACGGGCAGCGTAGTTGCACCTACCCCACCTACGTAGCGGTAGAGCGGCATACCGGCTTCCTGAGCAGCAGCACGGGCAATAGCCAGCGAAGCACCCAGAATAGCGTTGGCGCCCAGATTAGCCTTGTTCGGCGTGCCGTCAATTTCGAGCATGATCTTGTCGAGCAGGCCCTGCTCAAATACCGAGAAGCCCAGCAGCTCTTCGGCAATCTTGCTGTTCACGTTTTCTACGGCTTTCAGCACGCCCTTGCCCATGAACTTCGACTTGTCATCGTCGCGCAGCTCCACGGCTTCGTGCTTACCGGTGCTGGCCCCGACGGCACCGCTGCCCGACCTACAACGCCGGATTCCGTGGTTACATCTACTTCGACGGTTGGGTTACCGCGCGAATCAAAAATCTGCCGGGCATGGATGGCTGAGATAATGCTCATGTTGAAAAGAATTGTGGTGAGGAATTCGTTACCGCAGCCGCCGAACCTAACTCTAGGCCCCACATCCGGCTGCGGGGCCGAAAGGTAAGGAATTCACTGTGTACCCTCCTATCCTTGCAGCCACTTCTGAAACTGACTTCTCCGGGCCAGTAATAGGCATACTGCCCGTAGTATCTAGCTTTATAAAGCTCTAAGCCTCCATGTTGTCCCTATTACCGGTCCTAAGGTTTCAAACAACTGGGATTAGCCCGGCCGTAAAAAGCAAAAAGGGACGTACCAGCCGGCACGTCCCTTTTCTATATTGAATTGCTCGAAGACTACGAAGCAGCTTCTTCGCTCTTCTCGTCGCGAGTTTCGCCTTCTTTCAGCGTCTCGGTCGAAGAATCGGTTGCGGCAGCAGCCTCTTCGCTTACTACAGCAGCCGTAGCTTCGGTAGCAGGAGCCTCAGCAGCAGCTACAGGAGCCGTAGCGTCGCCGCCCGACTTCTTCTTGCCGCGCGAGCGACGAGTCGTAGCCTTGGCTTCACCAGCCGTCTTAGCTTCCAGCAGAGTTTCGTTGTAATCCACCAGCTCAATGATGCACACCTCGGCGTTGTCGCCCAGACGGTTGTCACTCAGCTTGATGATACGGGTGTAACCACCGGGACGGGTAGCAATTTTACCCGCTACCGAGTCATACAGCTCTTTGATCGACTCCTTGTTCTGCAGCGTAGCGAATACGGTACGACGCGAGTGCGTGGTGTCGCTCTTCGACTTGGTCAGCAGGGGCTCAACAAATTTGCGCAGAGCTTTGGCTTTGGCCACCGTAGTGGTCAGGCGCTTGTGCATGATCAGCGACGAAGCCATGTTCGACAGCATCGCGTTGCGGTGGGAGGTGGTACGACCGAGGTGGTTGATTTTCTTACCGTGTCTCATTGGGTTGTGCTTCTCAGCAGGAATGTGTGTGCTTGCGTATGACGACCACGGCGGGCAGCCAGTGTTTTGAGGCTACCTCATTAGAACCGTCATACCTCGGGCACACTAGTGAAAAAGTGTAAATGAAGTATGCAAAGAAATAGGCTGATTGCTGCAGGCCAACTTGTAGGTCAGCGTAGCGGCAATCAGCCTATTGGGTATGCTAGTCTTCGTCGAGGCGATACTTGCCCAGGTCCATCCCGAAGGTCAGACCTTTTTCCTCCACGAGGTTTTCGAGTTCGGTCAGCGACTTCTTACCGAAGTTGCGGAACTTCATCATGTCGCTCATGTCCAGCTGCACCAATTCGCCCAGCGTCTTGATATCCGCGGCCTTGAGGCAGTTGTAAGCGCGTACGCTCAGGTCCATATCCGCCAGCGGCGTCTTCAGAACCTTGCGCATGTGCAGCGTCTCTTCGTCTACCGTCTCTTCTTCCTCGGCTTTGGCCGTTTCGAAGGTCATGGTGTTGTCCGAGAACAGCATGAAGTGTTGAATTAGAATGTTGGCGGCACCTTTCAGTGCATCCTCCGGATGAATCGAACCGTCCGTCTGAATCTCGATGAGGAGTTTCTCGTAGTCGGTCTTCTGCTCTACACGGGTGTTCTCGATGCTGTACTTCACGTTCTTGATAGGCGTGAAGATGGCATCGATGGCAATTTGCCCGAACACCTGGTCGGCCGGACGATTTTCCTCGGCAGGTACGTAGCCGCGGCCTTTCTGAATCGTGAATTCAAACTCCAACTCTACCGAAGGATCAACGTTGCAGATAACCATATCTGTGTTGAGAACTTCGAAGCCAGTCGAGAATTTATTGATGTCACCAGCCGTGAACGTCTCTTGGCCCTTGATGCGGACCGTGATTTTGTCCTCGATGGCGTCGCTCACTTTCTTGAAGCGAACCTGCTTTAGGTTCAGGATGATTTCGGACATGTCCTCAATCACGCCTTCAATCGTCATGAACTCGTGCAGCACACTGGAAGTGCGGACCGACGTGATGGCATAGCCCTCCAGCGACGACAGCAGGATACGGCGCAATGCGTTGCCGATCGTGACGCCGTAGCCTTTCTCCAGCGGTTTAAATTCAAATGTACCGTAGAAGTCGTCGGATTTCTCCATCACTACTTTCTCCGGCATTTGAAAAGCTAAGATTGACATAAGTGGGGCTTTAAAAATACAACAAGGAAAAAACGAAGTAAGAACCCGACCATAAGCCGGGTTCCAATAATTACTTCGAGTAAAGCTCGACGATGAGCTGCTCCGTGATTTTCTCCGGAATCAGGTCACGTGAGGGGGCGTTCAGGAACTTGCCCACCAATTCCTTGCCGTCCCACTCCAGCCACGAGAAAGCACGCGAGTTGCGGGCGCTCAGGCTGGTAGTGATGGCCTCCAGAGACTTCGACTTTTCGCGAACACCTACTACGTCACCAGCGCGGAGCTTGTACGAAGCAATGTTTACTACTTCACCGTTCACCGTGATGTGCTTGTGCAACACCAGCTGGCGAGCAGCGCGACGGGTTGGAGCAATGCCAAAACGATATACTGTGTTGTCCAGACGTGACTCGAGCAGAGCCAGCAGGTTGTCGCCGGTGATGCCGGGCAGAGTAGCTGCTTTATGGAACAGGTTTTCGAATTGCTTCTCCAGTACACCGTACATGTACTTTACTTTCTGCTTCTCCATCAGCTGCACTGCGTATTCCGACTGCTTCTTGCGGCGGCCACGGCCGTGCTGGCCTGGAGGATAGTTCTTTTTGTTGAGTGCCTTGCTTGGGCCGAAGATTGGCTCTGCGAAGCGACGGGCAATCTTGGTTTTAGGACCAGTATAACGTGCCATTTCGGGGTATTTGAGTTTTGCAGGGGTTGAACCACGCGTGTCGGGCCTCTCGGATGCGGCTCACCCGCAGGGCAAGCCGGATCGGAAACCCGACACAGGGGCGAACCAGATGGTTCGCGAGTTCAGTATATCAGACGCGACGACGCTTAGGAGGACGGCAGCCGTTGTGGGGCAGCGGGGTCACGTCGCGGATGGTGGTTACCTCAATGCCCACGTTCTGGAGGGTACGAATAGCCGACTCACGGCCAGCGCCCGGACCTTTCACGAATACTTCGGCCTTGCGCATGCCCAGGTCGTGGGCAACTTTGGCGCAGTCCGTAGCTGCCATCTGAGCAGCGTAGGGCGTGTTCTTCTTAGAACCTTTGAAACCCATCTTACC belongs to Hymenobacter cellulosilyticus and includes:
- a CDS encoding CARDB domain-containing protein, which codes for MDLVIQQAYLNSSSSAAGGTISGSHYIINQGTTATSSSNVGYYLSTDATLSTNDVLIGTNTSGTLYAGGYNTLYPSLTIPTATTPGSYYVLFVADHQNTVTETNENNNVASAVLTIVAPVVDLIIQSPSLNTSSAAAGGSFSASYYLVNQGTTNSPATSVGYYLSTDATLSTNDVLLSSTNSAALAAGGYSTMYPTLAIPATTVAGNYYVLFVADHQNTVSEVNENNNVAGVALRVTAAFSGVVVPVSGSNTITTCSTTVADNGGNNDYVDNSYGSLTINPGTSGSKVRLSFSSFAVETCCDRLYIYDGPTTNSPLIGTYSTNPGTITAQNTAGSLTLLFTSDGSYVGSGFEATVSCVTSTSVLPDLIVQSPSVSAASVAAGNTIGLGGTVRNQGGGDASSSSLGYYLSVDNTLSSSDLLLGTSSGAALAAGQTATRNGVFSIPAGVSPGTYYVVYAADPAGTVTESNETNNTTSLTLTVVAALPDLTVSQTTLSPAAAPAGNTVSATCLLTNSGTATAAQNTMSLYLSADASLSSNDVLLGSITAAALPASASNTRSGSFIVPLGTAPGNYYVLYVADATGVVTESNEQNNVASRAFTVSLGTPTREQLNGFTLNVYPNPATGSEFKVRMDGPSTGKAVQLTLFNSIGQQVGVQNLVLNAGRGPVTFDTTNLGSGVYTLRITGEDLNVTRRVVIE
- a CDS encoding CARDB domain-containing protein, whose protein sequence is MRSQAITVVAPSIDLVIQQAYLNSTTTTGGTTISASHYVYNQGNTAAASSNVGYYLSTDATFSSNDVLLTSSTGGTLAAGNYSTRYPSLTIPTGTTAGNYYVLFVADYLNTVTETNENNNVASAALTVVAPASTWLFSRLT
- a CDS encoding CARDB domain-containing protein, translating into MPTTGTTALTTCSGTLYDNGGAGGSYSANADGTVTITPATTGSKVKLQFNTFSVGYYDRLTVYDGASTSAPVIGTYYDYYSPGTVYGTSSSGALTVRFATDYYATGYSGFSADISCVTSVPQPDLAIQGASVSPVSAVPGNTLSLYSSIYNLSGTTATSSNIGYYLSADASLDAADVLLGNSTGGSLSVGGYGSRTSYVQLPANTTAGAYYVLFVADYQNAVNESNETNNVSSVYLNVVPPSVDLIIQQAGVSPTSTAPGNVINMSCTITNQGNATATYSSVGYYLSANTTLDANDQLLSSTYGGTLTPNYANYRSATTNVPPGLAPGTYYVLFAADYQGLVTESNETNNVAAVTLTVAAPSIDLIVSQANLSTYTMSAGTTISAGATVYNQGNTTSPSSNLGYYLSTDASFSSNDVLLTSSTGGALSPV
- a CDS encoding FtsB family cell division protein; its protein translation is MQLLHVFQRVPRFLRSFYFLAGSAFLVWMLVFDANDLVKQYDMYAKWRELQAEKEYYLNNIELVKKDRAELLSSPELLEKFAREKYIMKRPGEDVFILVPQEQE
- a CDS encoding CARDB domain-containing protein; its protein translation is MKKLILLLCSVLMVWLPVGAQAQNRPDLVVVAPYSLPTSVVVGGTYTMSATIRVNGNPGAGAQFNCIGYYLSSNTTWDANDAYLGASCQSLLMAGQQGTTSISATIPPLTTTGNYYLVLVADPLNAEQEQDETNNVVSFPVTVGQGTVPLPDLELWRPSLSFSSVAPGGNTGAFSFIFNRGAGSVSGYEIGFYLSTDSVFTAGADVFLSQFNGGSLAGATTGSTGTIFSAPQLLIPLNTVPGKYYLLLVIDPRNVIAETNEQNNSRALPLQVTGTVTATTSPTTAALEVYPNPVAAGQGVNIFFSGQPQPAQMTLYDALGRQVTSHSAMLSGQPLSLATSGLPAGIYTLRVLGPAGLHLTRRVVIE
- the rplQ gene encoding 50S ribosomal protein L17, with amino-acid sequence MRHGKKINHLGRTTSHRNAMLSNMASSLIMHKRLTTTVAKAKALRKFVEPLLTKSKSDTTHSRRTVFATLQNKESIKELYDSVAGKIATRPGGYTRIIKLSDNRLGDNAEVCIIELVDYNETLLEAKTAGEAKATTRRSRGKKKSGGDATAPVAAAEAPATEATAAVVSEEAAAATDSSTETLKEGETRDEKSEEAAS
- a CDS encoding DNA-directed RNA polymerase subunit alpha — encoded protein: MSILAFQMPEKVVMEKSDDFYGTFEFKPLEKGYGVTIGNALRRILLSSLEGYAITSVRTSSVLHEFMTIEGVIEDMSEIILNLKQVRFKKVSDAIEDKITVRIKGQETFTAGDINKFSTGFEVLNTDMVICNVDPSVELEFEFTIQKGRGYVPAEENRPADQVFGQIAIDAIFTPIKNVKYSIENTRVEQKTDYEKLLIEIQTDGSIHPEDALKGAANILIQHFMLFSDNTMTFETAKAEEEETVDEETLHMRKVLKTPLADMDLSVRAYNCLKAADIKTLGELVQLDMSDMMKFRNFGKKSLTELENLVEEKGLTFGMDLGKYRLDED
- the rpsD gene encoding 30S ribosomal protein S4, which produces MARYTGPKTKIARRFAEPIFGPSKALNKKNYPPGQHGRGRRKKQSEYAVQLMEKQKVKYMYGVLEKQFENLFHKAATLPGITGDNLLALLESRLDNTVYRFGIAPTRRAARQLVLHKHITVNGEVVNIASYKLRAGDVVGVREKSKSLEAITTSLSARNSRAFSWLEWDGKELVGKFLNAPSRDLIPEKITEQLIVELYSK
- the rpsK gene encoding 30S ribosomal protein S11; amino-acid sequence: MAQKRKDKAKKRVVVVEQVGQIHIKASFNNIIISITNNNGQVISWASAGKMGFKGSKKNTPYAAQMAATDCAKVAHDLGMRKAEVFVKGPGAGRESAIRTLQNVGIEVTTIRDVTPLPHNGCRPPKRRRV